A single genomic interval of Sceloporus undulatus isolate JIND9_A2432 ecotype Alabama chromosome 2, SceUnd_v1.1, whole genome shotgun sequence harbors:
- the LOC121921844 gene encoding zinc finger protein 260-like isoform X1: MQRIKGCSALQHFLPLTILVVVPKGSDPVQEREDNTQLETPEPEEGAVFRKVEGNSICADKMEEMPRILQGAEGPQETVQAKSVKKNACKCVHCGQGFHKRSQLVIHERGHAREKLYACSERSQCFSPHPDLPSDEASHEEEKPYQCLDCGKSFREKAYVIHHKRIHTGERPYTCSECGKSFFRRGSLILHERMHTGEKLYRCLDCGKCFNRKPHLVVHRRIHTGEKPYECSDCGKNFTVKSALNVHMRTHSEEKPYQCSDCGKSFREKGTLKIHKQSHTSEKPFQCSECGKCFSYKASFRRHKKTHAVGPVMKSYDCPDCGKSFGRKDYLITHQRIHTGEKPYMCSVCGKSFNHGATLVTHKRTHTGEKPYECSECEKSFKQISGLITHRRTHTGEKPYECPDCGKRFILKSYLDVHKRIHTGERPYQCSHCGKGFSCSSYLLRHEKTHTGERLHTCSDCGQSFHWKRSLIMHMRKHTGEQNLHECTICGKSFSWSSALNVHMRTHTGEKPYMCSECGKTFSGKWILIQHKRTHTGEKPYDCPECGRSFHAKSSLFAHKRTHTGEKPHECSECGKSYSVKANFVAHMRTHTGEKPYDCSECGKSFYKKDRLMTHKRTHTGEKPYQCSECGKGFNWKVGLINHMRIHTGEKPYACAECGKSFHKKDHLARHEIIHTGEKPYACFDCGKSFNQKVALIVHMRTHTGEKPYKCSECGKSFSWKKSLITHSAAHTGKKPYQCSECTESFSRRSQLTEHESAHTGFVAVSSELTVEEISTAVMSLDCNAIILTTAV, translated from the coding sequence ATGCAAAGGATAAAGGGATGTTCCGCCCTTCAGCATTTTTTGCCACTTACTATTCTTGTCGTTGTTCCAAAAGGCAGTGACCCAGTGCAAGAGAGAGAAGACAACACTCAACTGGAAACACCTGAGCCAGAAGAGGGAGCAGTGTTTAGAAAAGTAGAAGGAAATTCTATTTGTGCTGATAAGATGGAAGAGATGCCCAGAATCCTTCAAGGTGCAGAAGGTCCCCAGGAAACTGTTCAGGCGAAATCAGTGAAGAAGAATGCATGCAAATGTGTACATTGTGGACAAGGTTTCCATAAGAGGTCACAGTTGGTTATTCATGAAAGGGGTCATGCCAGAGAGAAGCTGTATGCTTGCTCTGAGCGTAGCCAGTGTTTTTCTCCCCATCCAGATCTTCCCAGTGATGAGGCAAGCCATGAAGAGGAGAAACCGTACCAGTGCTTGGATTGTGGGAAAAGTTTCCGTGAAAAAGCATATGTTATTCATCACAAGAGAATCCACACGGGGGAGAGGCCCTACACATGTTCTGAGTGCGGGAAGAGCTTCTTTCGCCGAGGATCCCTCATTTTGCATGAAAGaatgcacacaggagagaagctgtACAGATGCCTGGACTGTGGGAAATGCTTCAACCGGAAGCCGCACCTTGTTGTACATAGAAGaattcacacaggggaaaaaccatatGAATGTTCCGATTGTGGGAAGAACTTCACTGTGAAATCTGCTCTTAATGTGCACATGAGGACTCATTCTGAAGAGAAACCCTACCAGTGCTCGGATTGTGGGAAGAGCTTCCGTGAGAAAGGAACCCTCAAAATACACAAGCAAAGCCATACATCAGAGAAACCATTCCAATGTTCTGAGTGTGGGAAGTGTTTCAGTTACAAGGCATCTTTTAGGAGGCACAAGAAGACTCATGCAGTAGGACCAGTCATGAAATCCTATGACTGTCCTGACTGTGGGAAAAGCTTTGGCCGCAAAGATTACCTTAtcacacaccagagaatccacacaggggagaagccttACATGTGCTCAgtgtgtgggaaaagcttcaatCATGGTGCAACTCTTGTCACTCATAAGAGGACCCATACGGGAGAGAAGCCTTATGAATGTTCTGAATGTGAGAAAAGCTTCAAGCAGATTTCAGGCCTTATTACACATCGGAGAACtcacacgggagagaagccatatgAGTGTCCTGACTGTGGTAAACGCTTTATCCTGAAATCATATCTTGATGTACATAAGAGAATCCATACTGGAGAGAGGCCTTATCAGTGCTCGCACTGTGGGAAGGGATTCTCATGTTCCTCTTATCTTTTGCGGCATGAgaaaacccacacaggagagcGATTGCACACATGCTCTGACTGTGGGCAAAGCTTCCATTGGAAACGTTCCCTCATCATGCACATGAGAAAACATACAGGGGAGCAGAATCTTCACGAATGCACCATCTGTGGCAAAAGCTTCAGTTGGTCATCAGCCTTGAATGTCCACAtgagaactcacacaggggagaaaccttacATGTGTTCCGAATGCGGGAAAACCTTCAGTGGAAAATGGATCCTTATTCAGCACAAGAGGACccacacaggtgaaaaacccTATGACTGTCCCGAGTGTGGGAGAAGCTTCCATGCAAAGTCATCACTCTTTGCACACAAAcgaacccacacaggagaaaagccacatGAGTGCTCTGAGTGTGGGAAGAGCTACAGCGTGAAAGCCAATTTTGTAGCACACATGaggacccacacaggagagaagccctatgACTGCTctgagtgtgggaaaagtttctaTAAGAAAGACCGTCTCATGACCCACAAGAGGACCCACACGGGAGAAAAACCCTACCAGTGCTCTGAGTGTGGGAAAGGGTTCAACTGGAAAGTCGGTCTGATCAACCACATGAGGATtcacactggggagaagccatatGCCTGTGccgaatgtgggaagagcttccaTAAAAAAGACCACCTTGCTCGGCATGAGAtcatccacacgggagagaagccatatgCCTGCTTTGACTGTGGCAAGAGCTTTAATCAGAAAGTTGCCCTGATAGTGCACATGAggactcacacaggagagaagccgtatAAATGTTCtgagtgtgggaagagcttcagctgGAAGAAATCCTTGATCACACAT
- the LOC121921844 gene encoding zinc finger protein 268-like isoform X2: protein MQRIKGCSALQHFLPLTILVVVPKGSDPVQEREDNTQLETPEPEEGAVFRKVEGNSICADLPSDEASHEEEKPYQCLDCGKSFREKAYVIHHKRIHTGERPYTCSECGKSFFRRGSLILHERMHTGEKLYRCLDCGKCFNRKPHLVVHRRIHTGEKPYECSDCGKNFTVKSALNVHMRTHSEEKPYQCSDCGKSFREKGTLKIHKQSHTSEKPFQCSECGKCFSYKASFRRHKKTHAVGPVMKSYDCPDCGKSFGRKDYLITHQRIHTGEKPYMCSVCGKSFNHGATLVTHKRTHTGEKPYECSECEKSFKQISGLITHRRTHTGEKPYECPDCGKRFILKSYLDVHKRIHTGERPYQCSHCGKGFSCSSYLLRHEKTHTGERLHTCSDCGQSFHWKRSLIMHMRKHTGEQNLHECTICGKSFSWSSALNVHMRTHTGEKPYMCSECGKTFSGKWILIQHKRTHTGEKPYDCPECGRSFHAKSSLFAHKRTHTGEKPHECSECGKSYSVKANFVAHMRTHTGEKPYDCSECGKSFYKKDRLMTHKRTHTGEKPYQCSECGKGFNWKVGLINHMRIHTGEKPYACAECGKSFHKKDHLARHEIIHTGEKPYACFDCGKSFNQKVALIVHMRTHTGEKPYKCSECGKSFSWKKSLITHSAAHTGKKPYQCSECTESFSRRSQLTEHESAHTGFVAVSSELTVEEISTAVMSLDCNAIILTTAV, encoded by the exons ATGCAAAGGATAAAGGGATGTTCCGCCCTTCAGCATTTTTTGCCACTTACTATTCTTGTCGTTGTTCCAAAAGGCAGTGACCCAGTGCAAGAGAGAGAAGACAACACTCAACTGGAAACACCTGAGCCAGAAGAGGGAGCAGTGTTTAGAAAAGTAGAAGGAAATTCTATTTGTGCTG ATCTTCCCAGTGATGAGGCAAGCCATGAAGAGGAGAAACCGTACCAGTGCTTGGATTGTGGGAAAAGTTTCCGTGAAAAAGCATATGTTATTCATCACAAGAGAATCCACACGGGGGAGAGGCCCTACACATGTTCTGAGTGCGGGAAGAGCTTCTTTCGCCGAGGATCCCTCATTTTGCATGAAAGaatgcacacaggagagaagctgtACAGATGCCTGGACTGTGGGAAATGCTTCAACCGGAAGCCGCACCTTGTTGTACATAGAAGaattcacacaggggaaaaaccatatGAATGTTCCGATTGTGGGAAGAACTTCACTGTGAAATCTGCTCTTAATGTGCACATGAGGACTCATTCTGAAGAGAAACCCTACCAGTGCTCGGATTGTGGGAAGAGCTTCCGTGAGAAAGGAACCCTCAAAATACACAAGCAAAGCCATACATCAGAGAAACCATTCCAATGTTCTGAGTGTGGGAAGTGTTTCAGTTACAAGGCATCTTTTAGGAGGCACAAGAAGACTCATGCAGTAGGACCAGTCATGAAATCCTATGACTGTCCTGACTGTGGGAAAAGCTTTGGCCGCAAAGATTACCTTAtcacacaccagagaatccacacaggggagaagccttACATGTGCTCAgtgtgtgggaaaagcttcaatCATGGTGCAACTCTTGTCACTCATAAGAGGACCCATACGGGAGAGAAGCCTTATGAATGTTCTGAATGTGAGAAAAGCTTCAAGCAGATTTCAGGCCTTATTACACATCGGAGAACtcacacgggagagaagccatatgAGTGTCCTGACTGTGGTAAACGCTTTATCCTGAAATCATATCTTGATGTACATAAGAGAATCCATACTGGAGAGAGGCCTTATCAGTGCTCGCACTGTGGGAAGGGATTCTCATGTTCCTCTTATCTTTTGCGGCATGAgaaaacccacacaggagagcGATTGCACACATGCTCTGACTGTGGGCAAAGCTTCCATTGGAAACGTTCCCTCATCATGCACATGAGAAAACATACAGGGGAGCAGAATCTTCACGAATGCACCATCTGTGGCAAAAGCTTCAGTTGGTCATCAGCCTTGAATGTCCACAtgagaactcacacaggggagaaaccttacATGTGTTCCGAATGCGGGAAAACCTTCAGTGGAAAATGGATCCTTATTCAGCACAAGAGGACccacacaggtgaaaaacccTATGACTGTCCCGAGTGTGGGAGAAGCTTCCATGCAAAGTCATCACTCTTTGCACACAAAcgaacccacacaggagaaaagccacatGAGTGCTCTGAGTGTGGGAAGAGCTACAGCGTGAAAGCCAATTTTGTAGCACACATGaggacccacacaggagagaagccctatgACTGCTctgagtgtgggaaaagtttctaTAAGAAAGACCGTCTCATGACCCACAAGAGGACCCACACGGGAGAAAAACCCTACCAGTGCTCTGAGTGTGGGAAAGGGTTCAACTGGAAAGTCGGTCTGATCAACCACATGAGGATtcacactggggagaagccatatGCCTGTGccgaatgtgggaagagcttccaTAAAAAAGACCACCTTGCTCGGCATGAGAtcatccacacgggagagaagccatatgCCTGCTTTGACTGTGGCAAGAGCTTTAATCAGAAAGTTGCCCTGATAGTGCACATGAggactcacacaggagagaagccgtatAAATGTTCtgagtgtgggaagagcttcagctgGAAGAAATCCTTGATCACACAT
- the LOC121923597 gene encoding CD82 antigen-like produces the protein MGLCCVRITPYVFFFFNHIFFILGALIVGCGVWILTEKAPFTLFLQASSPLIKVGIYVLIGVGGILLLKGFLGCAATLFEIQCFLGLYIICLVLIFAAQMAAGLFVYFQDTTLRTKVSDTFTQLLQTYNSTDKVNKSLETVLDYVQVHFSCCGWTGPENWVVNMALQERNLTYYPCSCDNSTMTQVGFCPLEKAAASQNITVNDWPVRQQGCERAVHTWMEENFDIIIGVSIGLVLAEMLGIVLAFCLCKKKRWRL, from the coding sequence atgggtTTATGCTGTGTGAGAATCACACCATAcgtatttttcttcttcaatcATATTTTCTTTATCCTGGGAGCTCTGATTGTAGGCTGTGGGGTATGGATCTTGACTGAGAAAGCCCCCTTCACCTTGTTCCTGCAGGCCTCCTCACCCTTGATCAAGGTGGGCATCTACGTCCTTATTGGAGTCGGGGGTATTTTATTGCTGAAGGGGTTCCTGGGCTGTGCAGCCACTTTATTTGAGATCCAGTGTTTTTTGGGCCTGTATATCATCTGCCTGGTGCTCATCTTCGCAGCCCAGATGGCAGCTGGGCTCTTTGTGTACTTTCAGGATACAACTCTCAGAACCAAAGTATCGGATACTTTCACACAGCTTCTTCAGACTTACAACTCAACAGATAAAGTGAATAAAAGCCTGGAGACCGTGCTGGACTATGTCCAGGTCCATTTCTCTTGCTGTGGCTGGACTGGACCAGAAAATTGGGTGGTCAACATGGCCCTTCAGGAGAGAAACTTGACCTACTACCCCTGTTCCTGTGACAACAGCACCATGACACAAGTGGGCTTTTGCCCCTTGGAGAAGGCAGCAGCCTCTCAAAACATCACGGTGAATGACTGGCCAGTTAGACAGCAGGGATGTGAGAGAGCTGTCCATACATGGATGGAGGAGAATTTTGACATTATTATTGGTGTCTCCATAGGGTTGGTGCTCGCAGAGATGTTGGGCATAGTCCTTGCTTTTTGCCTCTGCAAGAAGAAAAGATGGAGACTCTGA
- the LOC121923605 gene encoding peroxynitrite isomerase THAP4-like — translation MVKSCCAINCNNKFSLGNNISFHRFPLGKKDVLKKWVWNIRRKNFTPTRHHVICSEHFCETDYLENVASGRRYLKPEAIPSVFNIPERLKKGGKKRRSLLQHKPPEPPPSHPLKIKDSDTDEPSLGSDVVGLEHSYSLPTSPGPDLPVAQEQGPAAPGKNPTLLQSRPWRECRERTIQYAPEEPMINSDVERQHFRDFCYQEGEAPRAVCSRLRDLCRRWLKPGRHSKLQMLELVILEQFLTILPQQMQEYIKEEGPANCDQAVALAEDFLKSQQEQKMQQPLTEVVLNISRSKKVSSNLQHSPIKTGGRMTNPMSEEDDNVIENQTENIQAEGHVSEEGISPEDISSVIEVVEKLYYLIIRFL, via the exons GTTTCCTCTTGGGAAAAAGGATGTGCTAAAAAAGTGGGTTTGGAACATCCGACGCAAGAACTTCACACCGACGCGGCACCATGTGATCTGCTCTGAACATTTCTGTGAGACGGATTACCTTGAAAATGTGGCTTCTGGCAGGCGATACTTGAAGCCTGAAGCGATTCCCTCAGTGTTTAATATACCTGAACGGCTGAAGAAG GGAGGTAAAAAGAGACGCTCCCTCCTCCAACATAAACCACCAGAGCCACCTCCAAGCCATCCATTGAAAATCAAAGACAGTGACACAGATGAGCCTTCTCTTGGAAGTGATGTTGTTGGTCTAGAACATTCCTACTCTCTCCCAACAAGTCCAG gtCCAGATCTTCCTGTTGCACAGGAGCAGGGCCCAGCTGCACCAGGCAAAAACCCCACTCTTCTCCAGAGCAGGCCCTGGAGAGAATGCAGGGAAAGGACAATACAGTATGCCCCAGAGGAACCCATGATCAACTCAGATGTGGAACGCCAGCATTTTCGGGATTTCTGCTACCAAGAGGGTGAGGCTCCCCGCGCTGTTTGCAGTCGGCTCAGAGACCTTTGCCGTCGGTGGCTGAAGCCAGGAAGGCACTCCAAGTTGCAAATGCTGGAGCTGGTGATCTTGGAACAGTTTCTGACCATCCTGCCCCAGCAGATGCAAGAATACATCAAGGAAGAGGGGCCGGCAAATTGTGACCAGGCTGTAGCCCTGGCAGAGGATTTCCTGAAGAGTCAGCAAGAGCAGAAG ATGCAGCAGCCATTGACAGAGGTGGTGCTCAATATCTCCAGGTCCAAGAAGGTGTCCTCAAACCTTCAGCATTCCCCCATCAAAACAGGAGGCAGAATGACCAACCCAATGT CAGAAGAAGATGACAATGTGATAGAAAATCAGACAGAAAATATTCAGGCAGAAGGACATGTGTCAGAAGAAGGCATATCCCCAGAAGACATTTCCTCTGTGATTGAGGTTGTTGAAA AGCTCTACTACCTGATCATCCGCTTCCTCTAA